The nucleotide window GGCCCTCACGGCCATCGCGCTGGTCGGCGCCTCGCAGCCGGTGTTGGTGCTCGTGGTCGGGCTCGCCGGCTGGGAGACCTACGCCCGCGTCGTGAGGGGGCAGGTCCTGGCGCTGAGCGGGCTGCCGTTCGTCGAGGCCGCGCGGGCGCTGGGGGCGAGCCGGCGCCGGATCGCGGTCAGGCACCTGGCGCCCGCGGTCGGCACCACGCTCGCCGTCTTGGCCACGGCCAACTTCACCCACGTGATGCTGCTCGAGTCGGCGCTGTCGTTCCTGGGCATCGGCGTGCGGCCGCCGGGCACCTCACTGGGCGCGATGCTGGGGGCGACGCGCGACTACCTGCTGACGCGCTGGACCCTCCCGGCCGCGCCGGCGGCGACGATCCTCCTGCTGAGCATGGCGGTGACGGTCCTCGGCGACTGGGTGCGGGACAGGCTCGACCCGCGGCTGAGGGGCTAGGGGGCCGTCCGGTCGGAGCCCCGAGGGGCCCCTCAGCGGAACGCCAGGTTGTAGGGCCTGAGGTCGATGTAGAAGTCGCTGTACGGCCGCCACTCCACGCCCTCGCGCACCCCGTAGAACTCCACGGAGTAGTAGAGGACGGTCCCGGGCGCCTCCTCCTCCCAGATGTCGAGCATGCGCCAGTAGTCGCGTCTGCGCCTGTCCCTGTCGGTGATGCTCCTCGCCTCGAGGCCCAGCGCGTTGAACTCGTCCGGGGCCCGCCAGTAGCCGCTGGCCTGCGGGGGCGCGTTGGGGTTCCACGTGGCCCACAGCCCGCCGGCGGGGTCCGCGAAGCGCATCG belongs to Trueperaceae bacterium and includes:
- a CDS encoding ABC transporter permease, translating into MRQPARSRRRQAEPPARAATRSPAGAAWRRRSPPPVAVASYAVLAVLFAAAVLAPVIAPYDIRAQDLPSRLEPPSWLGGAGGHLLGTDHLGRDVLSRLLFALRTTLGVATLGTLIGLALGGALGLAAGLAGGWVDELIMFLVDVQASVPFILVALTAIALVGASQPVLVLVVGLAGWETYARVVRGQVLALSGLPFVEAARALGASRRRIAVRHLAPAVGTTLAVLATANFTHVMLLESALSFLGIGVRPPGTSLGAMLGATRDYLLTRWTLPAAPAATILLLSMAVTVLGDWVRDRLDPRLRG